The following is a genomic window from Elaeis guineensis isolate ETL-2024a chromosome 10, EG11, whole genome shotgun sequence.
acCGCCGCCGCCCACGGCggcgaagagagagaggaaaggattATCGTTGGCTTGGCCGTTTTTTCTTTCGGAGGACGACCTCGGTGTCGAGGCCGAAGCCGTCGACCTTGGAAACCCGGACGAGGTCGGATTGTTTGAAGAGGCCGAGGACGCCGTCGACGGCGAAGAGGTCGTTGGCCGAGTACTTATCGCCGCGGCGGTGGAGGGCGACGTGGAGGACGGCGACGCCACCCGGGCGGAGGGTGCGCTCGATCTCGGCAACGAAGCGGTCGGGGTAGAGGGCGTGGTCGAAGACATTGGAGAATTCGAAGTCGAAGGAGGCGTCGGGGAAGGGCTGGGCGTGGAAGTCGCCGGCGGCgacgaggggaggggaggggacgAGGTCCATGCCGACGGCGTCGGCGACGCCGACGCGGTGGAGGGCGGCGACCTCCTGGCCGAGGCGGGCGCCGATGCAGAGGGCACGGGAGGCGTTCGAGAGGAGGCCTTGGGATTTCAAGTCGGAGAAGAAGCGGGCGAAGACGAGGACTTTGCGGTCCCAGTCGCGGGTGGCCCAGAGGCGGCGGAGGCGGGGGTCGAGGGTCTTGTTGAGCTGGTGCTTGATGTAGTCGTCGTAGGAATGGTAGCCCGGGCGGATGCGGAGGAGCGGGGTGGCAGCCCCGGCGGCGGGGGCGGCGGGGGTggtggagggggaggaggagcggcGGAAGGAAGGGTCgacgagggggaggaggaggaggagggagagggagaggaggaggaggaaaggtTTGAGGAGGGGCTTTTCGGGAAGGGTCATGGTgggggcggaggaggaggaggggtatTTTGGGAATGAAAGAGGTGGTCAGAGGGAGAGAGAGCGATGCGAACGCTGCGGAGAAGAACTCCTCTCTTCTCCGGCGGTCTCCAGCGTCCTTTTCTCAACTCTCGGAGGGGGAATGCGATGTGGTGGCCCGGCGGAGCACGGATGGACGAGTTATTTGGTTGGATTCTTGCGTTGCGATCTCGTCCGTTCATTTTGGATCGTGTGTTTACTGAGAGAACACGGAAAGGAGCTGATGGACCTTTTTCGTAGCTGCGCTACGTGATAAAAGGGTAAGAAGATAAGCATGTACTTAGCAATAGAGGTGAAAGCGGTTGAAATAATATTtacctaaatttatttttttatccaaaTCTATCTATATGtagataaatatttaaatatttaattaatttttataataacatCTGTATTCATATCTATTGAATaaaaatggatatagatatgaaAGGATAACTATTCAATCTATTtcgaaatatttaattttatttataattttatttaattttatataatatataaatttttttaaaaaaaataaacaactatATTGACATACTACTTATTTGAGGTATCATCCACTTAgcaatatctttgattttatgatcataaagttaattatctaaattatatccatatttatatctatatttttaatgtttaatttgtatctatttttatttaaaataaatatagatataaaaatttttatccgactaatatttatatttatatcgatattaatcaaatatagatattgatatatatttttttatatttttttatgataattatgattttttatttcaaaaaatcattgggTTTCGATTTCTATTCCGGCGAACGGCAGTGGATCCGGGTCGTGGTTGGTTTTTTCACTAATCATATCAAATCCAGTCTGTTCGTATATCTACATGGACTTGGTGCATCTGAGTTTTGAGAATTATAAGCAATCAAGGCATCTCATCTAGAATTGGGATCAAGTTGGCTTGACAATGAATGATACTACCTAATCATCAAATCCAATTATTATCAGCATGCTAGTATACTGTGCAAGTTGCGCGTGTTTCTCTGCATGTGTGAGAGAGAGAATATGCTTGAACCAAATTAGACGGCGTAAATGGACATAGCTCATCTAAGAATCCGGACATATATAGCATCTTGTCACTAAGGATAAGGATGCTATCAAAAATGGCAATCTTTAACCATTTAATTTGTTTTAAGCCATTATAGATCTAGTTAGactatctatttaataaaattattggatctgaatctaaatttttgatttatttaataaataaattaaatttagagtgataaatttttgatctatcaTATTTAATTTTCTACTCAATCCGATTGCCACTCTAGAGTTATTAGAAATACTTTAAGATAGTGTTTTGTGTATTATATAGGTAATGTTGCTATAATAATATGATTACAGAGGGAATGTGATTATCTGATATATTACAGAGAATCCTATATTGCAGTATTTGGTATACAATTTAGATTACATAAAATATAaggtaattttttaaaatattattatccttACTTATTGATTATTACCTATTTTTTAGAGAgacaatttaattttaaaatcaatcatttttcGTGACATcacctattatatatatattttttttttcaccaaCTGGGACtagtcataatttattttgatttattttgatgagaatattttaatttatgaagtTATCTTGTTGCAAAATTGCAGGATTGTAAGATTATATGTAATCACAAAGCCACCTCCCTCTAGATAATCAGATTATCTCTTTTT
Proteins encoded in this region:
- the LOC105052986 gene encoding uncharacterized protein; the protein is MTLPEKPLLKPFLLLLSLSLLLLLPLVDPSFRRSSSPSTTPAAPAAGAATPLLRIRPGYHSYDDYIKHQLNKTLDPRLRRLWATRDWDRKVLVFARFFSDLKSQGLLSNASRALCIGARLGQEVAALHRVGVADAVGMDLVPSPPLVAAGDFHAQPFPDASFDFEFSNVFDHALYPDRFVAEIERTLRPGGVAVLHVALHRRGDKYSANDLFAVDGVLGLFKQSDLVRVSKVDGFGLDTEVVLRKKKRPSQR